From the genome of Leptospira saintgironsiae, one region includes:
- a CDS encoding GDSL-type esterase/lipase family protein has protein sequence MKLAKLILRLLPLFLILNGLELTAQPAPYKLVNPVRIRPFGDSITYGVQFAAGFPFCPVPAIGQYICSPPIAIGGGYRGWMALFSFEGDGIIFTTEGYQAGGSNTSQWISNTQTHDGYPGWTNEKLMPIAGLPSFSDITLVHSGTNDMWQILKIQNPTDAQIDQVASSAGASLFQLLNQLLANNPKAYVFVAKIIQVSAPQAPYNSFDYNTVNKVIFKYNNYISNNWINVPPANRARMALVDMSQVLQQGPDYSGDGVHPSGLGYMKIACTWIQAIKGQQPNPQAPCSGITDLSAVQKMTPSKSEAKQMTLPKEQFQKLFQGKPRSN, from the coding sequence ATGAAACTTGCAAAATTAATTCTTCGGTTGCTTCCACTCTTTCTCATCCTTAACGGTTTGGAACTTACTGCGCAGCCTGCTCCGTATAAATTGGTAAATCCGGTACGTATACGGCCATTCGGCGATTCCATTACATATGGGGTTCAATTTGCTGCTGGTTTCCCATTTTGCCCAGTTCCGGCTATCGGACAATATATTTGCTCTCCGCCAATTGCAATTGGAGGAGGTTATCGGGGATGGATGGCTTTATTTTCTTTTGAAGGAGATGGTATCATATTCACAACAGAAGGATACCAAGCGGGAGGATCAAATACAAGCCAATGGATCTCCAATACGCAGACGCATGATGGATATCCGGGTTGGACAAATGAAAAATTGATGCCGATTGCAGGTTTACCTAGCTTTTCGGATATCACGTTAGTCCATTCGGGTACGAATGATATGTGGCAGATCTTAAAGATCCAGAATCCAACGGATGCTCAGATCGATCAAGTGGCGTCTTCGGCAGGAGCGAGTCTCTTTCAGTTACTCAATCAGTTGCTTGCAAATAATCCAAAGGCTTACGTGTTCGTTGCCAAAATAATCCAGGTTTCGGCGCCTCAGGCTCCATATAATTCATTCGATTATAATACGGTAAATAAAGTTATCTTTAAGTATAATAATTACATTTCAAATAACTGGATTAATGTGCCGCCTGCGAACAGGGCAAGAATGGCGCTTGTAGATATGTCCCAAGTTTTACAACAAGGACCCGATTATTCCGGGGATGGAGTCCATCCGAGTGGACTAGGTTATATGAAGATAGCTTGCACATGGATCCAAGCCATTAAAGGACAACAACCTAACCCTCAAGCACCTTGTTCTGGGATCACAGATTTAAGTGCGGTCCAAAAAATGACCCCATCAAAAAGTGAAGCGAAACAGATGACTCTTCCAAAAGAACAGTTTCAGAAATTGTTTCAAGGAAAGCCGCGATCTAATTGA
- the recN gene encoding DNA repair protein RecN, with translation MLQTISIRDFALIESAQIDLRGGLTAITGETGSGKSLLLDALSSLLGGKSSTMDIRTGSDKYCLEAEFDISQNPGAITWMREHGFPLSGSAIVIRKEFTRDGKTKIQINHSLSSAQVLRGLGEILSEVHNQNDQILLLDKAQQLDILDGFAGLHTLRGEVKEGFLTYKSLKKRLEELELSHADRNRKKEILQYQIEEIHTANFKLGEEEELSKEENLLVHGEKLAENLDIITGYLHESESSVLGIFPKVLAASDKIKVLNESLNEMDSALKEAYVTIREINTTAQDQKEEVFFSPERLSHVQSRLDLIQKLKKKYGNSISEILETKKKAEDELSALEQNLDSKTSLEKEKKRAADKLTQACLQLSKSRREVLNKFESKLKSELEVLGMKGAGLQVVLRWETSPEGEVEAQGKSYVVNEFGLDQAEFYFSPNPGEKPRPLRKIASGGEISRVMLAIKSVLGSNFDGKVLVFDEIDSGLGGEIASDVAKKLRTLSKTHQIILVTHLQQIAAAADHHLLVSKRLKEGRTVSETEFLGMEERTMELARMIAGQNISKGALHHAKELLKKKAV, from the coding sequence ATGCTTCAGACAATTAGTATTCGAGATTTTGCATTAATTGAATCAGCCCAAATCGACTTAAGAGGGGGCTTAACTGCGATTACGGGAGAGACCGGTTCTGGAAAATCTCTCTTACTAGATGCTCTTTCTTCCTTACTCGGGGGAAAGAGCAGTACTATGGATATCCGAACAGGCTCGGACAAGTATTGTCTAGAAGCTGAGTTCGATATTTCCCAAAATCCAGGCGCCATAACCTGGATGCGGGAACATGGCTTTCCTCTAAGCGGTTCTGCGATCGTGATTCGAAAAGAATTCACCCGGGACGGAAAAACAAAAATCCAGATCAATCATTCACTTTCTTCCGCTCAGGTACTTCGTGGTTTAGGAGAGATCCTATCCGAAGTTCATAACCAAAATGATCAAATTCTACTTTTGGATAAAGCTCAACAATTGGATATCTTGGATGGTTTTGCAGGTTTGCATACACTTCGAGGAGAAGTGAAAGAAGGATTTTTAACCTATAAAAGTCTCAAAAAAAGGTTAGAGGAATTAGAATTATCTCATGCAGACAGAAACCGTAAAAAAGAGATACTTCAGTACCAGATAGAAGAGATCCATACTGCTAATTTTAAATTGGGAGAAGAGGAGGAACTCAGTAAAGAAGAGAACCTACTCGTTCATGGAGAAAAACTCGCAGAGAACCTGGATATAATCACCGGTTACTTGCATGAAAGTGAATCTTCTGTTTTAGGTATTTTCCCCAAGGTACTTGCCGCTTCTGATAAGATTAAAGTTTTGAACGAATCATTAAACGAAATGGATTCCGCGCTTAAGGAAGCATATGTAACGATCCGCGAGATTAATACTACTGCCCAGGACCAAAAGGAAGAGGTATTCTTCTCTCCCGAAAGGTTATCTCATGTGCAGTCCAGACTAGACCTGATCCAAAAGCTTAAGAAAAAATACGGAAATTCAATTTCTGAAATTTTAGAAACAAAGAAAAAGGCGGAAGATGAACTTTCTGCCTTAGAACAGAACTTAGATTCTAAAACTTCTCTAGAAAAAGAAAAGAAAAGGGCAGCAGATAAGCTAACCCAAGCATGTTTGCAACTTTCTAAATCTAGACGAGAAGTATTAAACAAATTCGAATCCAAACTCAAATCAGAACTAGAAGTTCTTGGAATGAAGGGCGCCGGACTACAGGTAGTACTTCGTTGGGAAACAAGTCCTGAAGGAGAAGTGGAAGCCCAAGGAAAATCATATGTGGTAAACGAATTCGGATTGGACCAGGCGGAATTCTATTTCAGTCCGAACCCTGGAGAAAAGCCAAGACCTCTGCGCAAAATTGCTTCTGGAGGAGAGATTTCCAGAGTAATGTTGGCCATCAAAAGTGTGCTTGGTTCCAATTTTGACGGAAAAGTTTTAGTTTTTGATGAGATTGACTCTGGTCTGGGTGGAGAGATCGCTTCTGACGTAGCAAAAAAACTCAGAACCCTTTCTAAAACTCACCAAATCATATTGGTCACACATTTACAGCAGATTGCTGCAGCTGCAGATCATCATCTTCTCGTAAGTAAACGACTCAAAGAGGGAAGAACTGTCTCCGAAACTGAATTCTTAGGAATGGAGGAGAGAACTATGGAACTTGCGAGAATGATTGCGGGTCAAAATATCTCCAAAGGCGCTCTCCATCACGCAAAGGAATTGCTCAAAAAGAAGGCGGTATAA
- a CDS encoding MotA/TolQ/ExbB proton channel family protein has protein sequence MILAKTDSLVSIIPPETVPILILLVSIVGFTIIIERLIFFSRWKAITPDDWRRVKDLLREKNYDSASDLMRSLSQGPVSQVLQAGITQFKRNASSVDDEIITQGLNQIQRMEKFLSPLATIATISPLLGVLGTVLGIIRSFAEGSGTRGAEVGISEALITTAMGLAVAIPAYIFHNFFQKKKEDAISEMESLSEQALRFLK, from the coding sequence ATGATTCTTGCCAAAACAGATTCTTTGGTTTCCATTATTCCGCCGGAAACTGTACCTATTCTGATCCTTCTAGTTTCTATAGTTGGATTTACAATAATCATAGAAAGGTTGATTTTCTTCTCTCGTTGGAAAGCGATTACTCCTGATGATTGGAGAAGGGTAAAAGATCTACTTAGAGAGAAAAACTATGACTCTGCTTCCGACCTAATGAGAAGCTTGAGCCAAGGACCAGTCTCCCAGGTTTTACAAGCAGGTATAACCCAGTTTAAGAGAAATGCATCTTCCGTAGATGATGAGATTATAACCCAAGGATTAAACCAGATCCAAAGGATGGAAAAATTCCTTTCTCCGTTAGCTACAATTGCAACCATTTCTCCACTTTTAGGAGTATTGGGAACTGTTCTTGGGATCATTCGCTCTTTTGCAGAAGGTTCAGGAACAAGAGGAGCGGAAGTAGGTATCAGTGAGGCATTGATCACTACAGCTATGGGACTCGCGGTTGCGATCCCTGCTTATATTTTCCATAACTTCTTCCAAAAGAAAAAAGAAGACGCGATTTCCGAAATGGAAAGTCTTTCTGAGCAGGCTCTTAGGTTTTTAAAATAA
- a CDS encoding ExbD/TolR family protein, giving the protein MKFKKWNRGESGSFRAGQIELAPMIDVICFIVIYFLMNATLEKSTVVKIELPRSSSTAQEKKKDELVITVNKDGKIFLDKDTEPVPLEKLTEKIKLFNGQNQGDDKDKKEQSKNRVIIRGDGGANYQTIVKVIDKVNEAGVTRFNLAMVRQPGGQ; this is encoded by the coding sequence ATGAAATTTAAAAAGTGGAATCGGGGAGAAAGCGGAAGTTTTAGGGCAGGCCAGATTGAGCTTGCTCCTATGATCGACGTTATCTGCTTCATCGTAATTTATTTTTTGATGAACGCGACCTTGGAAAAATCCACTGTCGTAAAAATAGAACTTCCTAGATCTTCCAGCACTGCTCAGGAAAAGAAAAAGGATGAATTGGTAATCACTGTCAATAAGGACGGAAAAATTTTCCTAGATAAAGACACTGAACCTGTACCTTTGGAAAAGCTGACTGAAAAGATAAAATTATTCAATGGCCAAAACCAGGGCGACGACAAAGACAAAAAAGAACAGAGTAAAAATCGGGTGATTATCAGAGGCGATGGTGGAGCGAATTACCAAACCATCGTAAAGGTGATCGATAAAGTGAACGAAGCCGGAGTAACAAGATTTAATCTTGCGATGGTTCGTCAACCGGGAGGTCAGTGA
- a CDS encoding BamA/OMP85 family outer membrane protein, whose amino-acid sequence MKRKVSIYKSFAVIFVSGFFFYSGEISQLFSKKSDYFGKIVREIKFNGNKNTSDSDISGLLELRTGKLLTKGIIDRDLKALFASGFFYFIDIKAEEVEGGVRVIFDLRERPRVKEVEFVGADEVFPADLRDKMPLKDNEVITPQKVTKSRDVILQKYKDEGFFLAYVKVELGKPDPKTNLVKVRFIIDEGEEIPVAKINIYGNETIETSEILGLMELKEEGLFEGGNFKESSFEKDKEVIQAYLRSKGYLDSELIREGTNWEIHWDNPEKKNRRVIIVNIKLYEGQVYYFNGYTVAHDMTTDGDGRPIFLNKENNPPETPKDKLKPLFTVPEVEKSLDYSSKDAGEIFDETVFSRDRATVNELYGSKGHIFAQVIPRRKIVSLDSESLEYYENCASRKTEVEKKSCEEEYKQLNIRKLREIYRDSPELRGRKFVHVDFTIRENNLAQIENVIIKGNKKTQDKVIRRELLFKSGDLFDSTLVNRSRERIFNLGYFKEVNFNMRPGSDDTKMNLVIEVLEQPTGTVSMGGGYGTITGFTIFTEIGENNLNGTGQKVSGRLEFGPYRRSFQISWTEPWMYDTPWSLSLSMFYFSRTIFLGSTSTISISDSTTSPTVENATYDNNGLGVTMGVAHRLGTNWTHFHRYTPAFYSYSNPTALVSDAVLANVRRGWQFRSQVTNGLAYDIRDNVFAPTRGYDLLFQVDNVGQYLGGSSHFDQYRILAEYYHTWFDFTFGGLIRNNALRRWRVVQEFRTSDTFIFQRAPMGGSRNQDPVQDPYIRPQDLLIIGGYESLRGWYYNDQKYPVEWRDGAQHRILFDTEIRIPIEPSLLWLVVFLDGGALYEQVNRATGTKKDYFESYDKNKADQIAANPIGWYIQNNFNLQNGRKADVTYDELNNPGRLILSADNVAMDRMRYSWGVGLRVQIPVLPLRIYFAQKLKPTGNFWAPFERYESDNAFQFVFGIGDYRF is encoded by the coding sequence TTGAAACGAAAAGTATCTATATATAAATCCTTCGCCGTTATTTTTGTAAGCGGATTCTTTTTTTACTCCGGCGAGATCTCTCAACTTTTCTCCAAAAAAAGCGATTATTTCGGAAAGATCGTTAGAGAAATAAAATTTAACGGAAATAAAAACACATCCGACTCGGATATCAGTGGCCTTTTGGAATTGAGAACAGGTAAACTTCTCACCAAAGGGATCATAGACCGTGACTTAAAAGCATTATTCGCTTCCGGGTTCTTCTACTTTATAGATATCAAAGCAGAAGAAGTGGAAGGTGGTGTCCGGGTCATTTTTGATCTGAGAGAAAGACCTAGAGTTAAGGAAGTTGAATTTGTCGGAGCAGACGAAGTTTTTCCTGCGGATCTCCGAGATAAAATGCCGCTCAAAGATAACGAGGTGATCACTCCCCAAAAGGTCACCAAATCCAGAGATGTTATATTACAAAAATATAAAGATGAAGGATTCTTCCTTGCCTATGTAAAAGTGGAGCTTGGAAAGCCTGACCCAAAAACAAACTTAGTAAAGGTCCGCTTCATCATTGACGAGGGAGAAGAGATCCCAGTCGCTAAGATCAATATTTACGGAAACGAAACCATCGAAACTTCAGAGATCCTAGGGCTCATGGAGTTAAAAGAAGAAGGTTTGTTCGAAGGTGGTAACTTCAAAGAAAGTTCCTTCGAGAAAGATAAGGAAGTCATCCAAGCTTATTTAAGAAGTAAAGGATACTTAGATTCAGAGTTGATCCGAGAAGGTACCAACTGGGAAATCCATTGGGATAATCCCGAAAAGAAAAACAGAAGGGTAATCATAGTCAATATCAAACTTTATGAAGGGCAGGTGTATTATTTTAACGGATACACAGTTGCTCATGATATGACGACAGATGGAGACGGAAGACCTATATTCTTAAATAAGGAAAATAACCCTCCTGAGACTCCTAAGGATAAATTAAAACCTCTATTCACTGTCCCAGAAGTCGAAAAATCTTTGGATTATAGTTCTAAAGACGCGGGAGAAATTTTCGACGAGACCGTTTTCTCTAGAGATAGAGCTACAGTAAACGAACTTTACGGTTCTAAGGGGCATATTTTTGCTCAGGTAATTCCAAGAAGAAAGATCGTTTCTTTGGATTCCGAAAGTTTAGAATATTATGAAAATTGCGCCTCCAGAAAAACCGAGGTAGAAAAGAAATCCTGCGAAGAGGAATATAAACAATTAAATATCCGTAAATTAAGGGAAATTTATAGAGATAGTCCTGAGCTGAGAGGGCGTAAATTCGTTCATGTGGACTTTACTATCCGCGAGAATAACCTGGCTCAGATCGAAAACGTAATCATTAAGGGAAATAAGAAAACCCAGGATAAGGTAATTCGCCGAGAGTTACTCTTTAAATCGGGAGACTTATTCGATTCTACTTTAGTAAACCGCTCCAGGGAAAGGATCTTCAACCTAGGTTACTTCAAAGAAGTAAACTTTAATATGAGACCTGGTTCGGATGACACCAAGATGAACCTAGTCATCGAAGTATTAGAACAACCGACTGGAACGGTTTCCATGGGTGGTGGTTATGGAACAATTACTGGATTTACGATCTTTACCGAGATAGGTGAAAACAACCTGAACGGAACAGGACAAAAAGTTTCGGGACGTTTGGAGTTTGGACCGTATCGTAGATCCTTCCAGATCTCTTGGACAGAACCTTGGATGTATGATACTCCTTGGTCTCTTTCGCTTTCCATGTTCTATTTTTCAAGAACCATATTCTTAGGTTCTACTTCAACGATCTCTATTTCAGATAGTACAACCTCTCCAACTGTTGAGAATGCTACTTATGATAATAACGGTTTGGGGGTCACCATGGGAGTGGCTCACAGGCTTGGGACCAACTGGACTCACTTCCATAGATATACTCCTGCGTTTTATTCTTATTCCAACCCGACTGCACTCGTATCAGACGCGGTTCTGGCTAACGTAAGAAGAGGATGGCAATTCCGTTCTCAGGTCACAAACGGCCTCGCGTATGATATCCGAGACAACGTCTTTGCTCCTACTCGTGGTTATGATCTACTCTTCCAGGTAGATAACGTTGGACAGTATTTGGGGGGATCTTCTCACTTCGACCAATATAGGATCTTAGCAGAATATTATCATACTTGGTTTGACTTTACATTTGGTGGTTTGATCCGTAACAACGCTCTTCGTAGATGGAGAGTCGTTCAAGAATTCAGGACTTCTGATACTTTTATTTTCCAAAGAGCTCCTATGGGAGGATCTCGTAACCAAGACCCTGTTCAGGATCCTTATATTCGTCCTCAGGATTTGCTCATCATAGGTGGTTACGAATCCTTAAGAGGTTGGTATTATAACGACCAAAAGTATCCAGTAGAATGGAGAGACGGTGCGCAACATCGTATTCTTTTCGATACTGAGATTCGGATTCCGATAGAGCCAAGCTTACTCTGGCTTGTGGTCTTCTTGGACGGAGGAGCACTTTACGAGCAGGTAAACCGCGCTACAGGAACGAAAAAAGATTATTTCGAATCTTATGATAAGAATAAGGCCGATCAAATTGCCGCAAACCCAATCGGCTGGTACATCCAAAACAATTTCAATTTACAGAATGGACGTAAAGCAGACGTAACCTACGATGAATTGAATAACCCTGGAAGATTGATCTTATCAGCCGACAACGTCGCAATGGATAGAATGAGATATTCATGGGGTGTGGGTTTGAGGGTTCAGATCCCTGTTCTTCCTTTACGTATCTACTTTGCTCAAAAGTTAAAACCTACAGGAAATTTCTGGGCACCTTTCGAAAGATATGAATCGGACAACGCATTCCAATTCGTATTTGGTATCGGCGATTACAGATTCTAA
- a CDS encoding ATP-dependent helicase: protein MSVDLVQGLNDPQKAAVERLEGPVLILAGAGSGKTRVITHRIANLILNKRTDSICALTFTNKAAAEMLERVGKLVPSIPWNVQIKTFHSLCLYILRKETSYLGMPSGFTVYDSVLQESLIKQVIKDLHEDPKQYKPSSLTGIFSSWKDGLSDSDFYIRKENFSHRSQMISNIYEEYEKRKKKNQALDFGDLIQKTVELFRENPGVLKSYQDRWNYIMVDEYQDTNKAQYTLVRLLSGERGNLCVVGDDDQSIYSWRGADITNILNFESDFPNAYVVKLEENYRSTSRIIRAASKVIANNSGRKEKELFTNNELGEPIGVSQFENETEESYDIVKKIRAGSARGAEYKDFAIFYRTNAQSRYFEEGLRSSGIPYKIFGGFRFFDRAEIKDMIAYLNVVANPMDSNSLLRIVNTPPRGIGEASIEKIRKFSLDQGISFLEAIGHSDLPLKKASLGKAKELYHLFDDLIDRKEKGELPSKIALEIVGRSGWIDYMERDVHDEEAISKVENVREFVNSIEEYESREETPNLEEYLNQISLLTSEEDTAQLTDYVHLMTVHNAKGLEFPTVFLTGLEEGTFPHSMSLEEPNGEEEERRLFYVALTRARVKLYLSYSRTSRKFGKVEDRIPSRFLPEIPTECFGEEGILAQKGVRRPVGPPSASSGAYKIPETPREREDSSKPLGEESDIREGDRVKHAQFGLGQVISVQGTGKNRKVKIKFGGLEKNFFLAYTPLEKL, encoded by the coding sequence TTGTCAGTTGATCTAGTACAAGGCTTGAATGATCCACAAAAAGCCGCAGTCGAAAGATTGGAAGGCCCTGTTTTAATATTAGCGGGTGCGGGTTCCGGAAAAACCAGAGTAATCACTCATAGGATCGCAAACCTGATCCTGAACAAACGAACTGATTCAATATGCGCACTCACTTTTACCAATAAGGCCGCTGCAGAAATGTTGGAAAGAGTCGGTAAACTTGTACCTTCTATTCCTTGGAATGTGCAGATCAAAACATTTCACTCTCTTTGTTTATATATATTAAGAAAAGAAACATCCTATCTTGGAATGCCTTCAGGATTTACAGTTTATGATTCTGTATTACAGGAATCCTTAATTAAACAGGTGATCAAGGATTTGCATGAAGATCCTAAGCAGTATAAACCTTCTTCTTTGACTGGGATCTTCTCTTCTTGGAAGGACGGACTTTCCGATTCAGATTTTTATATCAGGAAAGAAAATTTTTCCCATAGATCTCAGATGATCTCAAACATCTATGAAGAATATGAAAAACGTAAGAAAAAAAACCAGGCATTAGATTTCGGTGACCTGATCCAAAAAACTGTAGAATTATTTAGAGAGAATCCTGGAGTCCTAAAATCTTACCAAGATAGATGGAATTATATCATGGTAGATGAGTATCAGGATACAAACAAGGCACAATATACATTGGTGCGTCTTCTTTCCGGAGAAAGAGGGAATCTTTGTGTGGTTGGTGATGATGACCAATCTATCTATTCATGGAGAGGGGCAGATATCACGAATATTCTAAATTTCGAAAGTGATTTTCCAAATGCATATGTCGTAAAACTGGAAGAAAATTACCGTTCCACTTCCAGGATTATCCGCGCTGCATCTAAGGTAATCGCAAATAATAGCGGAAGAAAAGAGAAAGAATTATTCACAAATAATGAATTGGGAGAACCTATCGGTGTTTCTCAATTCGAAAATGAAACGGAAGAATCTTACGATATAGTAAAAAAAATCAGGGCAGGTTCCGCGAGAGGCGCCGAATATAAGGATTTTGCGATCTTCTACAGAACAAATGCCCAATCCAGATATTTTGAAGAAGGACTTAGATCTTCCGGTATCCCATATAAAATTTTCGGCGGTTTCAGATTTTTTGATAGGGCTGAGATCAAGGATATGATCGCTTATTTGAACGTTGTCGCAAATCCTATGGATTCCAATTCTTTATTAAGAATTGTGAATACACCTCCTCGCGGAATAGGTGAGGCTAGTATAGAAAAGATACGTAAATTCTCCTTGGACCAAGGAATTTCTTTTCTGGAGGCTATTGGCCATTCCGATCTACCTTTAAAAAAAGCAAGTTTAGGAAAAGCTAAAGAACTATATCATTTATTCGATGATCTGATCGATCGAAAAGAAAAGGGTGAGTTACCTTCTAAGATCGCACTCGAGATCGTAGGAAGATCCGGTTGGATCGATTATATGGAAAGAGACGTCCATGATGAAGAAGCGATCTCTAAAGTTGAGAACGTCCGAGAATTTGTGAACTCAATCGAAGAATATGAATCCAGAGAAGAAACTCCTAATCTAGAAGAATATTTGAACCAGATCAGCCTTCTTACATCTGAGGAGGATACCGCTCAGCTTACGGACTATGTTCATCTTATGACTGTTCACAATGCAAAAGGACTGGAATTCCCTACGGTATTTCTGACAGGTTTGGAAGAGGGGACCTTCCCCCATTCCATGAGCCTTGAGGAACCAAATGGTGAGGAAGAAGAAAGAAGACTTTTTTACGTAGCATTGACCCGAGCCAGAGTGAAATTATACCTGAGTTATTCCAGAACCTCTCGTAAATTCGGAAAAGTAGAAGATAGGATCCCTTCCAGATTCCTTCCAGAAATTCCGACAGAATGTTTTGGAGAAGAAGGTATTCTTGCCCAAAAAGGAGTTCGTCGACCGGTAGGACCGCCGTCTGCTTCTTCTGGAGCTTATAAAATCCCGGAAACCCCTCGGGAAAGAGAAGATTCCTCCAAACCTTTAGGAGAAGAGTCAGATATCCGGGAAGGCGATAGGGTCAAACATGCCCAATTTGGCCTTGGACAGGTGATTTCTGTCCAGGGGACAGGTAAAAACCGGAAGGTAAAAATCAAGTTCGGGGGGCTGGAGAAGAACTTTTTCCTTGCCTATACCCCCTTAGAGAAATTATAA
- a CDS encoding LIC11625 family surface-exposed protein: MKRIVILSLAICLGTPLFAGKVSGLVEEFNKVEEFNKNRKVSESAKKALLEKNLLSALKYSLHRKYLDYKEYTKDLKADSISYEPQKGTFGVYVKYKTYIVFYSYLMDPEIYLQTPINEVFYIRPDSLEEEPHKEDKQPAQPTTGK; encoded by the coding sequence ATGAAACGGATCGTAATACTATCCTTGGCTATCTGCCTCGGGACCCCATTGTTTGCTGGAAAAGTCAGCGGTTTAGTAGAAGAATTTAATAAAGTAGAAGAATTTAATAAGAATAGAAAAGTTTCAGAATCCGCTAAAAAAGCGTTACTGGAAAAAAATCTTCTCTCCGCTTTAAAATACAGCCTTCATCGTAAATACTTGGATTATAAGGAATACACCAAGGATCTAAAAGCGGATTCTATTTCTTATGAACCTCAAAAGGGAACTTTTGGAGTATATGTAAAATACAAAACTTATATCGTATTTTACAGTTATCTAATGGATCCTGAAATTTATCTTCAAACTCCTATTAATGAAGTGTTCTATATTCGTCCTGATAGTTTGGAAGAAGAACCTCATAAGGAAGATAAACAACCGGCTCAGCCAACTACCGGAAAATAA
- a CDS encoding 3'(2'),5'-bisphosphate nucleotidase CysQ produces MRFPEEAELVSKLVLEAADRIFSIYGTNFHVMEKSKGDPLTEADLQANEIIAGGIRKILKDKVYSEEDSDFSHSALQGERVWILDPIDGTREFVARNPEFAISLGLLEEGRPVFGIVMNPATGEFFWGREGKGAYYTILKSPYIENKIDWENTFYLPKVDSSELPKILVSISETKAGLFKKLDYVNDFVLEPKGSIAYKLALVAVGKYPLTLSLRPKNDWDVAGGIAILRASLGKDLEIRSGKDYPFLTSKLGIGLLAGDSELVTQFWEKFKTSLQGSVRDRW; encoded by the coding sequence ATGCGATTTCCGGAAGAAGCGGAATTAGTTTCTAAACTTGTTCTGGAAGCCGCAGATCGGATCTTTTCCATCTATGGAACAAATTTCCATGTGATGGAAAAATCCAAAGGTGATCCTCTCACCGAAGCAGACCTGCAAGCAAACGAGATCATTGCAGGTGGCATTCGCAAAATCCTAAAAGACAAAGTTTACTCTGAGGAAGATTCAGACTTCTCTCATTCTGCTCTACAAGGAGAAAGAGTTTGGATCTTAGACCCTATTGATGGGACCAGGGAATTTGTAGCTAGAAATCCAGAGTTTGCAATTAGCCTTGGCCTCTTAGAAGAAGGAAGACCTGTTTTTGGGATCGTAATGAATCCCGCAACTGGGGAGTTTTTTTGGGGAAGAGAAGGTAAAGGTGCATATTATACAATCTTAAAGTCTCCTTATATTGAAAATAAGATCGATTGGGAGAATACATTCTATCTTCCAAAAGTGGACTCCTCTGAACTTCCTAAAATTTTAGTCTCTATATCTGAAACAAAAGCTGGACTTTTCAAAAAATTAGATTACGTAAATGATTTTGTATTAGAGCCCAAAGGTTCCATTGCATATAAACTTGCACTCGTTGCAGTTGGAAAATATCCATTAACACTTTCTCTAAGACCGAAAAATGATTGGGATGTAGCAGGTGGGATAGCAATACTCCGAGCGTCTTTAGGTAAAGATCTTGAAATTCGTTCTGGTAAAGATTATCCATTCTTAACTTCTAAATTAGGTATAGGATTACTTGCTGGAGATTCGGAACTAGTAACACAGTTTTGGGAAAAGTTTAAAACTTCCCTCCAAGGTTCCGTTAGAGATCGTTGGTAA